Genomic segment of Panicum virgatum strain AP13 chromosome 2K, P.virgatum_v5, whole genome shotgun sequence:
ACAATAGTGCCATCCTGAAGGACCCCTTTAAACACAGAGCCGAAGGAACCTGTGCCTAGTTTATCTAAAAAGTTCTTGGTTATCAGCTGCAGATCTTTGTACCTGTAAGCCATCAGGTTCATGTCAATGTTTCGTAAACCATTGATCCTTCCCCTACGAAGAAGACACAAAACAGCCGTAAGGCATACACCCAATGCGAGTGCAGAGACTCCAACGGCAACCCCTATTGTTCGCCCTCTGGTAGATTTGGTGCGCGGGACCTCAGAAGCAGTAAGCCGGATGAAGATACTATCCCCTTTGTTGTCAGGAATCTCAGGATCTTCTTGCAGGTTCATCAAATCACTGTACCATAGAGAGCAGGTGCCATTGTAAGAGTAAGCCAAGCAAGAACAGTTGCTAAGGCAGGCTACTTCACACACACTTATGCTAGCAGCTTGCACGATCCGGGATGACGACCCATCAGGCAACTTCACATTGTTGATAGTGTAGAATCTATCCTCCCCATGTCTACTACTCATCGACGGCATCGTCGAGCCTCCGCCGCCATTCAAGCTGCACGGCAATGCGACGTTCCTAGTGCAGCCTCCCGTGTAATTTCCTGAGCTCCACTCAGTTGGGCTTCGCACGCTGAATCCCTTGAGGCAGCTGCATATAGATGTTGTCCATAGCGCACCAGCTGAAGGCCCCGCAAGCGGAATGGACGGAGCACATATCGTTGGGCTCCAGAAAGTATATGTCACACCCGTGGCCAACTGATCGAAATCGCCGGCGTGAGATAGACGAAGGGAATCAAACGCAGAGCGAAATGGATCGGGACGAGGTCACCTTTCCTTTTCGATTTTGGGGATAAAAATGTTGTTACagtttttctcttttccctGGCTTATAAAGCCAAACTCACGCACACCCCTCGGCACGCAGGCCGTGCCAACCTCAGTACAAAATGTATTTTCTGTCTACGCCTAATCTCCTCAGTATACGCCTTCTCCACGGTTGTGacatctcccccccccccccccccccccgccgagaTTTGTGGCTGTCCCCAGACAGAACTTGAAGGAAAGCGCGTCTTCACCACATACAGGTCTTCCCACGTTGTGGAGTCTTCGTGTAGACCCGCCCACTTCACCTTTACCTGTGGAATGGAAGCATTACCTCTCTTGACTAAGCGACGTTCCAACACAGCTTCTGGACTTGTATTGGCGAGTGCCAGATCAGTAACACGAGGTAGCTCAGCATAAACTAGTGTATAATCCTCATGAAACTGTTTCAGTTGAGAGATATGAAAGACTGGATGAATGATACTGTCATCAGGCAGCTTCAGCCGATAAGCCACGGAGCCGATACACTCTGTAATTTCATATGGTCCATAATATTTGAAAGACAGTTTGGGATATGGGCGATTGGCAACAGACGTCTGTGCATACGGTTGGAGTTTAAGCAGTACCTTTTCCCCCACCATAAACTGCATTGGACTGCGCTTCTTGTCTGCTTGAAGTTTCATCCTGTTCTGAGCTGCTAACAGGTGCTGCTTCAGGGATTGAAAATGCAGTGCCCTGTCTTCAACCAACTCAGACACTGAAGTATTGGTGCTTGGAATGGATGTAGGAGCTAACACCAAGTTGGGTTCATGAGCATACAGTGCTTTGAAAGGTGAACAACCCAGAGAAGAGTGATATGAGGAATTGTACCATAACTCAGCAAGAGGGAGCCATGTTTTCCACTGTCTTGGAGAATCATGAATTACACACCTCAGATACATTTCCAAGCACTGATTTACTCGTTCTATTTGTCCATCTGACTGTGGATGATATGCAGTACTCATGGCCAGCTTCACTTGATAGATTCTGAATAGCTCTTTCCAGAAGTTACTTAGGAATATTGGATCTCTATCAGATACAATAGTTTTTGGAAGTCCATGCAGTTTGACTATAGTGTCCAGAAATAGTTTGGCAATCATGGAAGCAGTGTAAGGGTGCTTGGTTGGTAAGAAGTGCGCATATTTAGTTAACctgtccaccaccaccacaatgACACTATAGCCGTCAGACTTTGGAAGGCCCTCGACAAAATCCATTGAAATATCCTGCCAGGCTTGAGATGGAATTGGGAGAGGTTGGAGTAACCCAAATGGATGAGTGTTAGTATGTTTGGCCTTCTGGCAAATGAGGCATTGTTGGACAAAACTTTCCACGTGTTGTTTCATGCCTTTCCATGTGAAGAGCTGCTTCAGACGTTGGTAAGTGGCTTGAGATCCAGAGTGTCCCCCAATGGCACTTGCATGGAATGCATTGATCAGCTTGGTCTGTAATGCAGAATTGGCACCCACCCAGATTCTTTCCTTGTACTTGATGAGTCCTTTGTCCAACACAAATCCAGCAGAATCAGGACTGGTAATAGCCAGCTGTGTCAACAAAGACTGAGCATGGGGATCGGTTACATAAGAGTTTAGCACCTCCTGCACCCATATGGGTTTAGCTTCAGCTACACTCTGGACTGTCATAAGATGAGCCACTCTGGAGAGAGCATCAGCAGCTACATTATTAGAGCCCTTGTTGTACAGTATTTTGAATTTCAACCCCATCATTCTTGCCATTGCTTTGCGCTGCATCTCAGAATGCAAGGTCTGGTCATTTAAATAAGCCAGAGATTTGTGGTCAGTTTTAATGATGAACTCTTGATGTTGTAAATAGGGCCTCCATCTTTCTACTGCCATGATTAAAGCCAAGAACTCCTTTTCATAAATTGAGAGGTGCTGATGTTTATCACCCAAAGCTTTACTAAGGAATGCTATGGGTTGTCCCTTTTGCATCAAGACTGCCCCTATACCATCTCCACATGCATCTGTCTCTATGGTGAAAGGTTCAGTGAAGTTTGGTAAAGCCAATACTGGTGTGCACATCATGGCCGACTTAAGTGTGATGAAAGCTTTGTCAGCCTGGTCATTCCAGCCAAAGTTCTTCTTCTTGAGTAGTTGAGTCAATGGTTTTGCTATAATGCCATAATTTCTCACAAATTTTCTGTAGTAACCAGTGAGTCCCAAGAACCCTCTCAGTTCTGTTACTGTTGTTGGTTTGGGCCATTTGAGCATAGCTGCTGTCTTAGAGGGGTCAGTTGCAACTCCATCTACTGAAATGATATGACCCAGATATTCCAAGCTGTGTTGAGCAAAAGAACACTTGCTGAGTTTCAGGAACAAGTGGTTGGCCCTGAGTGTGTCCAACACCTGTTGGACATGCTTTTCATGTAACTCCAGTGTGGGACTATATATTAATATATCATCAAGAAAAACCAAAACAAACTTCCTCAAAAATGGCTGTAACAGCTCATTCATAAGACACTGGAAAGTAGATGGGGCATTTGTCAGCCCAAATGGGATGACCTTGAATTGATAGTGTCCCTGGTGGGTCTTGAATGCTGTTTTAAACTCATCTCCCAACAGCATCCTGacttgatgatatcctgatctcATGTCCAACTTTGTGAAATATTTTGCTCCTGCAAGCTCATCCAATATTTCATCTATGATAGGCATAGGGAATCTGTTTTTGATAGTCATGGCATTCAGTCTTCTATAGTCCACACAAAATCTCCATGTCCCATCTTTCTTTTTGACTAATAGCACAGGTGATGCAAAAGGGCTAGTGCTGTGAGATATCAGCCCAGCTTGCAACAGTTCTTGTACTTGCTTTTCTATCTCTGTTTTGTGTTGTGGAGAGTACTTATAAGGTCTGCAGTTGACTGGTATTGACCCTGGTTGAAGAGGAATTGCATGATCATATACCCTGGATGGTGGCAATTGCTTGGGTTCTTTAAATAGATCTTGATATTGCAGCAGGATTTCCTGTATAGAATCAGGAATTGGTTGTAATTGTTTTGGCTGGGAGGCTTCCAGTATTGCATAGGCCCATATGTCATTGCTCTTGGCACATTTCCATAATTGCAGTGCATTGATTGGTAAGACTTGTTGCTCTGGGGAAGACTGCCCCTtcaatttaattgtcttgcctgcAACCACAAACTCCAAAGTGTTATGTTCCCAGTCACAGTTCATTGGGCTGTATTTCTTGAGCCAATCATAGCCCAATATTGCATCATAAGTCCCCAATTCCAGAACCCTCATATCCATAGACATAGTGTTTCCCTGGCACCACCACTCCATATTAGGAACCATTTTATCAGACAAAAGAATCTGTCCATTAGCCAACTTAACTTTTTTGGTGCCCACATTTTGCATAGATAAGCCAACTTGGGACACAAAATCAGCACTAACAAAAGAATGAGAACTGCCACTATCAACCAGGATAAGCATCACCTTGTTCTTTACTTTGGCTCTCAGTTTCATGCAATTAGCAGCTTCAACACTAGACAACGCATGGAGAGATAAGTACCCAAACTCTTCAGTGAGAACATCTTCAGTTTCCAAGGCATTTAAAGTTTCCTCCGGCAATGGCTGATCAAGATCATTCACCACTAAGGCATTGAGTTGGGCTTTTGTTTTCTTAGTACAAACCTCCAGATGGCCAGGTTCAAATTTCTCTCCACAGTGGAAACACAGCCCATTGGCCTTCCTGTAGTCTCTTAACTGTCTCTCCTTCCATAATGTCGTGTTGGCTTGTTGGGGCTTATGATCTCTGAACCCTGTCctttgagacttgctcttgcTTCTATCCAAGATTTTCTGCTGAATTTTGGCTAACAGATATGCTCGGTCAACATCATCAGGAACTTGAGCTTGAACCGCATAACGAATATCCTCTCTTAACCCATTAATAAACTGAGAAGTGAAGAAAACCTCCCCATATTCTGGATTGTACATGCATATTTGGAACTGTAAAGACTGAAAAGCTGCATAGTATTCTTCCACAGTACCAGATTGTTGTAACTCCAACAAGTCAATGACTGCCTTCCTATAGTTATCTCTACCAAATTTCTGTTCAACAGGAAGGACAAACTTCAACCAAGAGGTAGACTTATGTTGCTTTTTGTATACTTGCAACCATTGAGCAGCAGGTTCATCAAAATTCATAGATGCAACTGTAAACCACATGTGCTCTGGAATATCGAATAACTTGAAGTAATCCAAACACTTATCCTTCCATACAACTGGGTTATCACCATTGAAACGGGGGCAAGACATTTTGGGCATAGAATAGCGAGGTATAGGATCGCGGGTGGTAATGCGATGAGTCTCACCTCGAGGTCGCTGACGCCGTGATGGTTCTGGTGTAGTACAGGCAGAGGAAATGGAATCACTGTCTGAAGATGGAGTTTCCCGAGAACTCATCTGATCGATCCTGAGTTGGGCGATGGCTTGTCCGGCTTCAGCAATCTGCTTGGCCATGATCTTTTGCTCGGCAGTCTGCATATCTACCGCTTGAGTGTTGAGATCCAACTGAGCCCGCATCTTCTGTTGGGTGAGGCCGATGTCCGTGACCCGCGTGAAGAGCATATCAATACTGTCGAGGATCTGATCCAGCTTGGCCCCTTCCTTCTCCGCATCCTCAGCCATGGCGTCGAGGATGAACTTCGTCTGCACGGATGGTTTGGGTGGCGCCGTGTTGGACGATCCCGCACTACTGACCTAAGCGGCGTGGAAATTAGTGGGCGACGGCGCCGGAATGGCTAACCGGCGGTTGGCGTGGATGCCGTGGTCGATTGACGCACGACGGAGCTGGTCCAGATCGCCGGTGAGGCGGATCAGATCGGAGCGGAATCGTGGGCGAAGAAAAGCGAATCGGAAAGGGAATCGGCGTCCAAAGAAGCGGATCACCGGATAGATACCTGAATCTGATACCAAATGTCACACCCGTGGCCAACCGATCGAAATCGCCGGCGTGAGATAGACGAAGGGAATCAAACGCAGAGCGAAATGGATCGGGACGAGGTCACCTTTCCTTTTCGATTTTGGGGATAAAAATGTTGTTACagtttttctcttttccctGGCTTATAAAGCCAAACTCACGCACACCCCTCGGCACGCAGGCCGTGCCAACCTCAGTACAAAACGTATTTTCTGTCTACGCCTAATCTCCTCAGTATACGCCTTCTCCACGGTTGTGACAGTATAGCATCCAGTCTTGCCTCTCCTCCATCCAGATCATCCCCTTCTGCTGGCCGAATGGGTCAACCACGGTACGGAGGAAGATGTTGTCGTCCTTAACCGTGAGCAAGAAGTACTCCTCCTCGTCATTGTCGACATACTCGTAGGTGTACACCGAGTTCGGCCGTGACATCACCGTCATCGACGGTATGCCGTCAAATGCGCCTGTCTGGGGGTTGAATTTGCCCGGTGTGAAGTAGGGTTAAGAGTTGTTCCAAACTAACAAGTATTGTGCTGCTACTTTTGGGTTCATCACGGCTGAGAAGATGCCCGGCGAAGGGTCCGTGTGGTCTCTCCATGAGACAAGGCGGTCGCTCACGCGGTGATCTTGTTGCGTCCAAACTTCATTGCAGGAAGCTGGGTGTCTGTGAGGTGATTGAAGCTTTGCCATACAAAATTTGTGGTGTTGGATGCATGTGCAAGAACAAGGTTGCCGGTGTTCAGGAGCACAGCAATGATGGTAGTGTTGGAGGCTCCTGTGGTGGTTACCCTAAGAATAAATGGTTATAATGTCACCGTCGGCTTTAGAAGTCGACCAATTTCATTGTTGAACTAAATTGTCATAGTAAATCCATCGCTTCTATTCTGTATTTTATAGCCATAACCAATGCGCAACAGCTTAATCCCATACTGCATAAACTCCCTATACATCCCCGCTCCCCGGCACTTAATTAGTAATATTGTAATAGATTTGAAGATATAGTTATTCATTTCACAACTCTGACATTCGTAAgttttcactactacaaaaacgatttgcAGCAACGcttcaaatttttttaggggcggacaaAAAAAGTCACTCGTTCCTACAAATGATGCACAGTTACTGTAGCAACCGACATGtctctaaaaatacatttttgggcgggtcaccccctcacccgcccctaaaaatggacccatttgtaggggcgggtgagggggtgacccgcccctacaaatggcatttttaggggcgggtcatcccctcacccgcccctaaaaatgattttcagatttattttggaaatttatttaattcaaaaaatatagcaaaacacataaaaaaaagtaaaaattttaccataggtcTATTTTGATCTATAGAACAAGAAAAAATATCAAAAGTATAATTCAGTGTATATAATGATTATGAGTGTGGAAAGCACAAAGTAAgtcttgagttgtatgagatagTAGAGTGAATGAGTTATACATTATGGTTTCACACTCTTAACCATTATATATGCTGAAATCTagtttttgttattttttaaattCTACATGTCATAATAGGCTTATGGCAAAAATTTTACTTTCTTTGTATGTGTTTTGCTAAATGTTTTCATTTAAACAAAATTtcagaataaaaaaattatttgtagaggcgggtgggggcgtcacccgcccctaaaaatcaacCCCATAACGACGGCATCCATGTCATCAATccaccccccaccccaccctccTCCAATCACATGCTATCAATCCACCCCCCTCACCCTCCGCCAATCACATGCCACGTGAGGCTCCCCACGCGCTCCGCCACCTGCCTGTTGTTTATCTTTtccttggttacttctctttcCCTCCAATCCTCTATTcctctccccttctctctccctccaatCCCTTCCCCTCCTATCTCGCCGCTGTGCAAGGATGACGAGCCTAGCCATGCCCCTCCGCCtgtccctcctcctcccgcccctagaaatggttTTTCAAGGGCGGACGCgttacccgcccctgaaaaaagGTATTTTTAGCGGCGAAAACTAGGGGCGGAAATTGCATCCATCCCTACAAATTCGTTtttacccacccctaaaaatcgtttttgtagtagtgtttacTATCTATTATATAAGTGAACCACTATAATATGTTTGCCGCCTTTTCTCTTTGTTAATGGattaataatataatatatgCCTCCGGAAAGATACATAAAAAGTAAATTTTAATTGTGATTCATTACACATaacaaaaatcaagaaaaatccTTCACATATTGAATAATTCATTAGATTTTTTGTCTAACAACAAAAAAACAGAAcattataagaagaaaaggaaaaagactgcCCATTCACATATACATTCAACTCAGACGGGATATTGGATGAAGTTAGCTACCTGGCTGGTAAAACCCCAGAGCGAACTTGCCACCCTGGGAGACCAACTTCTGTTTCCCTGAGAGTGGCTGCGTCGCTGTGATCACATCGGTAGCTCCCACAGGTGATCCTTGCAAAGAAAGAATTAATAATATGACTAACATGTAGAGGGCACCGGTACCAAGAGTGGTAATGGTGGTATCCATGGATGCAGATATTGGCCTGATATCAGAGCAAGAGAGCTTCCAATTCAATGAACTAACATGGCCAAGGAGTCCTTTTTATGGGCCCCTGAGCTGTACTAGCTACTGACTCTTACTTCATGTCGTGCTGCGTGAGCGAGAACAAATGGCTGGAGAGACTTACTCTGGTCGTTTGTATATTCAGAGCAACCACAGTGTATCAAGCAGAAGTAGTCCATAGAGGCAGGTCCCACAGCAGGTGATAATAGTTAAGTTACAGGCCACATATCCGGTCATCCAATCCATAGCGGTGGGTCCCTCAATGTATCCGGCGCGGCCACTCGCGAGGCGCGCGGACGCCAGGCGAGGCAGGCGCACGGACGGACGGTGTCAGATGTACAGTAAAAGTAATAGTTTTTATTGTCATATGGCCAGGCCATAGCGCTATGGTTGGCTTTTGCTATTTCTTCCCAATTGACTACCCTCACAATATATCAGTCACCTGGTACAGATTATTTAATTCACTATGAACTACTTTTCCCCAACATTGTGGTTGCCCTCTAGAGCGATGTTGATGGAAGTAAATCGGTCATGCAACGGAATTTTCTATACTCATGTTCTAGAGCGATGCTGATGGAAGTAAATTGGTCATGAAACGGAATTGGCAATTCTACCCAGGACCAATAAAGCCGGCCCTTGACCGGTGAGCAGTCTGCAAATGATCAAGAATGGGCAGGGACCCTAGCTACTAGAATTTATGGGTTTGGTCCCGTCTCGGAGTACAGACTGAAACTCTGGACCCTAGCTACTGTGATTGATCCCCACTACTATACACGATCCTCTAGACCTCAAGTATTGGTTGTTGGTGTTCTCATTGGTAACAGGTTAAGGGCTCCGCATAGATCGACGATCAAATAATACTGGTTTTCATTTCGTATTTCGACATCTACAACACAAAATTAGTATTATTAAATTGGTTGTGAAATATAGTTTTATAACACAAATACTAGATTACTCCCACCGTCTATCCCAAAAATAGCTGCATTTTTAACTTTATCCTTAGTCAAACTatattcagttttgcacaaatATGTAGATAAGATTATCGTATTTATGAGATAACGTATAGGCATACTATGAATATATGTTTCTTGGAACCTAAGTATACTTATTTGGTATATAACATTGATAGTTTtttaaatttggtcaaacttcaGACGGGTTGACTTAGCACAAAACTAAAACCGCACTTATTTTGGGACTAAGAGAGTAGTATGTTTTAAAATGGAGGAAGTATAATGCGAATCATTAATTATTGCTCGGTTTTCTACACCTCTATTGTGCAGAGGCAGGAGGGATCAAAGTCTTTACTAGTTTTGAATACTACTATTCCCTAACCCAAAGTTTCCTAGTAAAAGACAATATAAGACAAGGGAGCTAGTGATGTCCATTTCGTGTTCTAAACTAATTAATTATTTCAGCGAGTCCAGTGCGTCAAACTTGTTTTGCAGAATGTGAGAATATGCCACATTGGATTGGTGAATTCTAGAAGCCGGTGTTTTCCCCCCACCAGTTTTGGCGATTTTCTAGACTTTGGAACTAGCTTCAACGAAAAGGGCATACTCTCAACTAACGTGTaaatttgaaattgtttgactTCTCGAGAAGCGAGAATTGGGTTCTTTTATGGATGGAGATGACACCGCGACACTGACAACGTACTGACAGGTTGACGAACCATAGGTGGATATCTTCAGGAGTTGGCTGACACTGACAGGTTGATGAACCCTATTGTCTGATGATGTCCAAGTGTGAGAGACCCCAAAgttcatccatcccgtcggttcAAACTTCTGGAATCCGGTTCAAACTTCTGAAATACAAAATGCTGCAATGCGACACAAGTTCTTTTTATCATCAGATCCATGATCCCCACTGCTTCACCGTCAGAAATCCAAGCTTATCCATATTCGTTCACCAGTGTGCCACCCATTTACTTTCTGCTGCCGTCGTcgatcctcgccgccgccgagcgtcGACGAGCTCATGCGCCTTCCTGCTGTATCCACCGCATCCCACGAACGGAGGATCCTACGGAGATGCAGCTGCTCGTGCGGCTCCATGCCATTGTCAGGCTACCCTTGCAACATAAGGAGATGCTTTTCGTCGTCCTCGCGAGTCACTGATGGCGGACTCTGTTCATGGCCGCTCGCCGGAGAAGGGCGATGAAGGGTCCGGAGTGAGTCTCTCCTCCATCTCTCCCTTGGTTTGCATTTGATGCCCGGTAGGAGGCAGCAGTAGAACTAGTCACATACCTGAATATATCTAACTGACGGACTGGTGCATCAGGCAACAATGGCGACTGCTATGATTTCTCTGCTCCACTGGATGTTGAATGTCAGCAatgctgatgcaagatggggtCGAAGGAGATCTGCAGGGACTTGTGCCTAAATTTTGAAGATGCAAATTATGCCCAAGTCTGAGAGGCAGCAGCGCCTCATTAAATTCAGAGTGTTCTCACGATTTGCATGTGAGAGCTCGTAGTATAGTTTCAGGTAGAATAATTTCAGTGTTTTGCATTCATGATATAGCCAGCTTGTAGTACTTGACTAGAGGTTCACATTCTCCCCTGGCCACATGGCAAATTTTTTTGGACAAATGCAACGCTTCAAGCAAATATTAACATCTTCTATTAGTAACAAAAAAAAGGGCAACAAGCCTTGCATGCAATGctaacttaattcttcataagCTGGAatgaaagggaaaaaaaagtaAAACCGAATGATCTAGTACTTAATTTTATCGAATCATTATGTTGCTGGTGATATAGACGAATAATCCCCCCTCAAAAAAATGTAGACGAATAACTTCGGGATCGATACTACGCACGATGTGTTTTGTCCTGCATTCCTGCTGCAATGATGCTTGGCAGCATATATTGAAAATCTTCAGGTGTTGCCTGACAGGTTGAGGAACTCTGCTGCCTGATGCTGATGGTGTCCAAACTCTGATGACCCCAAAATTGCTCCCAGTACGGACTCCATGTCCTCCTGTCCATTCCATCCGTGCCGGCCTGCAACGCATGGGTGATGGTTCAAACCTCTGAAACCCAAAATACAGCACTGCTGGTAGAAGCGATGTGACTGAAATGACGATTAAGGCAAAAGAAGGACTAAAAGAGGATGTCCAATTCGGCAATTCTACTGTCTGATGATGTCCAAGTTTAATAGATGCCAAAATTGCTCGTTCCTCAGTTAATTCAGTCCATTCCATCGGTTGGTACCTTCAGAAGTTCCCTGACAGGTTGATGAACCCTACTGTCTGATGGTGTCCAAGTCTGACTGACCACAAAATTGCACTTCAGGATTCAATTAGTTCAGTCTATCCATCGGTACTGTGCCAGCAACACATCAGCGATGGTTCAAACTTCTGAAATAGAAAATGCTGCAATGtaactgatgttttttttcttttgaaagtgCTTTTTAAGGGTAAGAAATTGAAAAGAATTTGCCCAGTGCATGTGTCATGCGCCTGCAAGGCAGAGATCCTGGCGGCCATGGATACTACTGGTTTCATCAAATTGTTGGTAGCTGCATGTGCACGCCGCACACAAAGACCACAAGCACACGAGCTTCTTCCTCGTGCTCTGGGTGTTCGATCTTCTTCGCTGGGATTTGTTTTGACAGAGACCTGACTGACTACTGACATGCAGAGAAAGGTTTCGAATGGGGTTCCGCTTACTCTAGCATACTCAGGTTCAGATGGCACTTGACACAACCCATCCATTCAAGAATCCCTGATTGCGGGCACTCTTTGGAATGAACTAGATTTCTCAAATTCATCATGATCCATGAAGGTATGAATTACAGATGGTCATAAGGAAGATACAAGTCATTGAGCTGATCCTGATGGTTGAGTGGCAAAAGTTAGTGCTGGGACAAGGCGAAAAACGTTACATGATCAGCTGTAGAACAGACAAGTTGTTCAAGTTTCCAATGAGCCGTGCGCTGGCGTAGGATTATTGTAGGACCAGCACCACCAACTCTTCTTCTCTGCTACTGCCTCAGCAGCTCAGCCTGAAGATTTCGATTGCAGTAACTGAATGGGCCGAAACTCCACATCCTCACAAGTGAACTGGTGTTTGAAGATTTCGTTGGACCACACGTTGACAAGAGTGTTCCCCATGGCCCCCTGGTGATGTGCGACTCTGCAAATCAGCATTCAGCATTTAGTTTAGACTGATGTTCGGGACTCAATTCGTCTTGGTGCTTCAGGTCTCATATACATGGCAGAGTTGTGCACATGTGAGAAACCATAGCA
This window contains:
- the LOC120695047 gene encoding uncharacterized protein LOC120695047; amino-acid sequence: MAEDAEKEGAKLDQILDSIDMLFTRVTDIGLTQQKMRAQLDLNTQAVDMQTAEQKIMAKQIAEAGQAIAQLRIDQMSSRETPSSDSDSISSACTTPEPSRRQRPRGETHRITTRDPIPRYSMPKMSCPRFNGDNPVVWKDKCLDYFKLFDIPEHMWFTVASMNFDEPAAQWLQVYKKQHKSTSWLKFVLPVEQKFGRDNYRKAVIDLLELQQSGTVEEYYAAFQSLQFQICMYNPEYGEVFFTSQFINGLREDIRYAVQAQVPDDVDRAYLLAKIQQKILDRSKSKSQRTGFRDHKPQQANTTLWKERQLRDYRKANGLCFHCGEKFEPGHLEVCTKKTKAQLNALVVNDLDQPLPEETLNALETEDVLTEEFGYLSLHALSSVEAANCMKLRAKVKNKVMLILVDSGSSHSFVSADFVSQVGLSMQNVGTKKVKLANGQILLSDKMVPNMEWWCQGNTMSMDMRVLELGTYDAILGYDWLKKYSPMNCDWEHNTLEFVVAGKTIKLKGQSSPEQQVLPINALQLWKCAKSNDIWAYAILEASQPKQLQPIPDSIQEILLQYQDLFKEPKQLPPSRVYDHAIPLQPGSIPVNCRPYKYSPQHKTEIEKQVQELLQAGLISHSTSPFASPVLLVKKKDGTWRFCVDYRRLNAMTIKNRFPMPIIDEILDELAGAKYFTKLDMRSGYHQVRMLLGDEFKTAFKTHQGHYQFKVIPFGLTNAPSTFQCLMNELLQPFLRKFVLVFLDDILIYSPTLELHEKHVQQVLDTLRANHLFLKLSKCSFAQHSLEYLGHIISVDGVATDPSKTAAMLKWPKPTTVTELRGFLGLTGYYRKFVRNYGIIAKPLTQLLKKKNFGWNDQADKAFITLKSAMMCTPVLALPNFTEPFTIETDACGDGIGAVLMQKGQPIAFLSKALGDKHQHLSIYEKEFLALIMAVERWRPYLQHQEFIIKTDHKSLAYLNDQTLHSEMQRKAMARMMGLKFKILYNKGSNNVAADALSRVAHLMTVQSVAEAKPIWVQEVLNSYVTDPHAQSLLTQLAITSPDSAGFVLDKGLIKYKERIWVGANSALQTKLINAFHASAIGGHSGSQATYQRLKQLFTWKAPTSIPSTNTSVSELVEDRALHFQSLKQHLLAAQNRMKLQADKKRSPMQFMVGEKFHEDYTLVYAELPRVTDLALANTSPEAVLERRLVKRGNASIPQGEHRLLVYEYMPHGSLDGCLFKAKSDDALPWHTRYQIAIGVAKGLTYLHDKCRDCIIHCDIKPQNILLDASFVPKVSDFGLAKLLGRDFSRVMTTMRGTIGYLAPEWISGTAITTKADVFRYGIMLFEIISHKRNIEHGGGRRCTDKFFPILVAEKIQEGNVWALLDVLRVYLVV